CCGTGAGCAGTAACCAGCAGTGAAGTCAGTGAGCGGTACCTCGGTGAAGGCGTCGGCTGCGGGCGCGCGCACCGGGAGGTTCGGCAGTGGGGTTCCAAGCCAGAGCAGACGCAAGACAGGCGAACGGGGCTGGCTGCCGAAGAGCGGTGCTGTCACAGGCCGCTGAGCAGGTCGCATTACCAGCAGTACCCAGCAGTACGCAGTCCCCTGAGTAAGTGATTGATCCCAGAGGGAAAGAACGGAGGAATTGGACACCATCAGGATCGCCCGGACGGCTAGTGAGTCCGGGTACCGCAGGACATCGATAGTGAGGTGGTCTCCGGTCAGGCAACCGCGATCCCAGCATTCCCGGCAGCAGCTCGGCCGGGTGTGCGGTGACAGAAGGCCGGCGCAGCAACAGGGCCGGCAGATGGTGTAGCAGTTCCTTCGGGCCCTGGCGCCGTACGGCGCCAGGGCCCTCCACGTGGTCCAGAGAGGTCAGATGACAGCAGACGATTCGTACCGCCGACTCGACGATGACGACTACCCCGCCTACACCATGGGTCGGGCGGCCGAAATGCTAGGCACTACCCAGGGCTTCCTCCGCGCCATCGGAGACGCCCGCCTCATCACCCCGCTGCGCTCCGCGGGCGGACACCGCCGCTACTCCCGCTACCAGCTGCGCATCGCCGCACGCGCCCGCGAACTCGTCGACCAGGGGACCCCCATCGAGGCCGCCTGCCGCATCATCATCCTCGAAGACCAACTCGAAGAAGCCCAGCGCATCAACGCCGAATACCGCCGCACCGCACCCCGGCACCCGGCCGAC
Above is a window of Streptomyces sp. NBC_00490 DNA encoding:
- a CDS encoding MerR family transcriptional regulator; amino-acid sequence: MTADDSYRRLDDDDYPAYTMGRAAEMLGTTQGFLRAIGDARLITPLRSAGGHRRYSRYQLRIAARARELVDQGTPIEAACRIIILEDQLEEAQRINAEYRRTAPRHPADA